A segment of the Synechococcus sp. MEDNS5 genome:
CTGCATCACCATTTCGAACTCGGAGGAACACCGGAGCAGGTTGTGGTGCCCTTGTTCTGGCTGGTTACGGCAGGTCTGGTCATGCTGGGGCTTGGGCTTCACACCAACTGATCCCACTCCCATGAGTTATTTCACCTGGAAGGATGCCGGCCTCACCTCCGACTGCGCCAGTCTCGAGGCCATGGCCTCTCGTTTTGAGGAAGCTGCCCGACTGATGCGCCGGATGGCTGACCAAGGCTTCGTTTTGGAACGAAACAACGGAGCGCAACGCATCAACCACAACGATGCGGAGGTGTTCAACGCATGGGGGTTCGTGGATGAGGAACCGGCCGTGCGTCAGCTCACGCTGATGCAGGACCTGGACTCCTGAGCGACCCGCTGATGAATCGCATTTCGCGCAACTCCATCAACCTGCTGAAGAGCAATTACGGCACCACCTGGTCCTTGCTCCTGCTTCCAGCCATGGCTGCGGCGGTCATCAAACCACCATCGCCCGAAAGCACCCTGGATCTGCTTCTGCGCTTTCTGGCATATGGAATTGCTTTGGTTCCCCTCGCCAGGGTGATCTCCATCCTCGTGGATCAACTGAGCGGATACCTCGGCGATCGCTACAGCGGCGTGGTGAGTGTGGGCCTGGGGAATCTGGTGGAACTGGTGGTAAGCATCACAGCCCTCGCCAGCGGTTTGTACAGCCTTGTGGTGATCTCCGTTGCCGGAGCGGTGATCACGAACTGTCTCCTGGTGTTGGGAATCAGCACCTTCGTGGCAGGCCGCCGGGAACAGCATGTTCAGATCGACGCCCGCAGCACCAACTTGCAGGCTCGCCAATTGATGCTGAGCCTTCTGTTTCTGGCGGTGCCGACCATCTTCAGCCTCGGCAAAGGACTGAATCCGATGGAAGGCACCAATCAGCTGGACAACTTTGCGGTGTACTCGCTTGTGGTGGCCGTGATGATTCTTCTGTATTACGTGCTGTCCTTCGTGCTGCAGCTGGGAACCCACCGATCCTTTTTCAGCCGCTCCCAGGATCAGCAGCCCTTGCCGATTGCTGCGGTGGTGACAGTGGCAGGAAGCAATTCACGCCACGGCATCGGAGCCATCCTGATCGCCATGTTGGTGGTGAGTAGCGCCGTGGTGCTGGTGTCCGATCCGCTAGTAGAGACACTTGAAGTTCTGCTCAAAAACAGTCCACTGGGTGAACTCTTCATCGGATTGATCCTGCTGCCGCTGTTCGGTTCCACCGCGGAAGGGGTGATCTCCATTGGTGCCGCCGCAAAAGGTCGTATGGATCTAGCGATCACCAGCACCCTCGAATCCAGCGGCCAGCTGTTGATGTTCGTTTTACCGATGTTGGTGCTCTTGGGCTGGCCCATGGGTCGATATCTCCATCTGAGCGTGCCACTGATGGCCCTTGGCTGCACAGGATTCGCTGTTGTGGCCGTGCACTGGATCACGGAAAACAATCAACTGGATTGGTATGAGGGAATTCAGCTGATCACACTTTATGGAGTCATCGTGCTTGGCACTCTTCTTCTGTAAGAGTTGGCAAAAGTAATCTTTTACCTGAATTAACTATCAGCATATATGCTTTTATTTTAACACACTTACCATGCAATCATTAACAAGCAAATTACTTGTTGTCTTCTGGCAGATATTGCCTACATTTGAAAAGTAAGGATTCTCAGCCCTTTCACTGCAAGTTTTGCAATGCTCGAATTTGAATTGGCATCACTTCTCGGGATCGGCACTCCAGCTTTGGCTGCATTCACCGCATTGACTCTGTGGCGTCGATGGCGGAAGCAACAACGCCCCTCGCAATCGGTTCAGCCATCCCCAGCACCCCTTTCAGCAGGGCAGAAACTGGTCTGGGGACTCCTGCAGTTTCTGAACGTCATTCCCGGATACAGCGGTTCCCGGCTTCAGCAGCTGGTTGAAACGCTGATCGCTCCCCCAGCTCTCATGGCCTGGTCCTGAGGGCTCCCACAAGCCAAACCACGACAAAAGCCAGAAGCGACACCCCCAGATAAATCAGCGCCCACTTCTGAACCGTGGCGATCTCCCAACCGAACAAAAGACCATCCGCCGCATCGCCAGCTGTGGTGAAGCCAATCGTGGTGAAGCTCAAAGGATTGGCCATCAGGCACAAGGAGAGGATGGGTCCATGCTGCCGGGAAACCTTCCATGACGACGTTGCCAGCCACGATTTTGCTGTTGGGGAGCGGTGAACTGGGCAAAGAGGTGGCCATCGCCGCCCAGCGCCTGGGATGCCATGTGATCGCCTGCGATCGCTACGCCGATGCTCCTGCCATGCAGGTGGCCGATGAGTCAGAGGTGCTGGCAATGACCGACCGCGCAGCATTGCTGGAGGTGGTCCGCCGGCACCGGCCCACTGTTGTGATTCCGGAAATCGAAGCGCTGGCGGTGAATGCCCTCGCTGAACTGGAGGATGAGGGAATCACCGTGATTCCGACGGCACGTGCAACAGCCGTCACCATGAATCGCGATCGCATCCGTGATCTCGCCGCTGGTGAACTGGCCTTACGCACAGCGCGCTTCGCCTATGCCGCCAGTGCTGAAGAACTGCAAGCTGAAGCCCCGGCCCTCGGCTGGCCTGTGGTGGTGAAACCAGTGATGAGCTCCTCCGGCAAAGGCCAAAGCGTTGTGGATAGACCGGAGGGACTGAATGAGGCCTGGGAGGCGGCCATGGCCAATGCCCGGGGAACGTCCACCCACGTGATTGTGGAGGAATTTCTGCGCTTCGATCTGGAAATCACCCTTCTCACCATCCGTCAGAAGGATGGCTCCACAGTGTTCTGCCCGCCCATCGGACATGAACAGGCCCGAGGCGATTACCAATGCAGCTGGCAACCAGCTGCTCTCAGCGACAAACAGCTGAGTGAGGCCAAGGCCATGGCACGCACCGTGACGGACAACCTCGGTGGCGCTGGACTGTTCGGTGTGGAATTCTTTCTCTGTGGAGACGAAGTGATTTTCTCGGAGCTTTCACCCCGCCCCCATGACACGGGCCTGGTGACCTTGATCAGCCAGAACCTCAGCGAATTCGAATTGCACCTGCGCGCGGTGCTGGGGTTGCCGATCCCAGCGATCCGCTGCGCCGATGCCGCAGCCAGCCGCGTCATCCTGGCCGACAGGCACGGCAGCCGAGTGACCTACAGCGGCATGGAAGAGGCACTCAAAGAAAACGAAACCAGTGTGTTTCTATTCGGCAAACGCGACGCCCGGCCGGGACGGCGGATGGGGGTGGCGTTGGCCCGAGGCGAACATCAGGCCGAGGCCCGTGCCAAGGCAGACCGCAGTGCTGCAGCCATACGCCTTCAGATCGAAGACTGATCCGCACGAGAGCGTGCGTTAAGGAATCGATAGTGCTGGAGCCCTTCCAGGACGCCCGACAGACGCGCTTGATCAGCGAAGTACACCCTCTGCAGCTGACGGCAGCCATCCAGGCAGGGGTCATGATCCGAGGGAATCACCGCGGCAGGGAGGCCTTGAACCAACTCAAGATCCCCCTGCTGACTGGCAACAACCAGAACCCGGTCCAGTGGGAGAGACCAGCGCAGGGAAAGAAAACGGATGGCTTCGCTGCGGGAAGCCCGGAGTGGAAGCACATCCAGGAACCAATGACAGCGAAGGTTGGGACGGGCCGCTTGATGCTGCTGCCGGAGACGCTGACGGATCAGAGGAAGCACGGAAGGTCCTGGCTGCCTGAGCAGGTAACTGACCTTGAAAGGGCCCTGATTGTCAGCGGCCTGCAAAGTGATGTGATCCCCTAAGTCGGCCAGCGCCTTCTCCACACCCTCACGCTGCCAGTCCACACCGATCTCAGCGGCCCAAAGACGATCGCACTGATCCTCCTGGCCGTAGTGAATCTCTGT
Coding sequences within it:
- a CDS encoding calcium:proton antiporter, producing MNRISRNSINLLKSNYGTTWSLLLLPAMAAAVIKPPSPESTLDLLLRFLAYGIALVPLARVISILVDQLSGYLGDRYSGVVSVGLGNLVELVVSITALASGLYSLVVISVAGAVITNCLLVLGISTFVAGRREQHVQIDARSTNLQARQLMLSLLFLAVPTIFSLGKGLNPMEGTNQLDNFAVYSLVVAVMILLYYVLSFVLQLGTHRSFFSRSQDQQPLPIAAVVTVAGSNSRHGIGAILIAMLVVSSAVVLVSDPLVETLEVLLKNSPLGELFIGLILLPLFGSTAEGVISIGAAAKGRMDLAITSTLESSGQLLMFVLPMLVLLGWPMGRYLHLSVPLMALGCTGFAVVAVHWITENNQLDWYEGIQLITLYGVIVLGTLLL
- a CDS encoding cytochrome B6; the protein is MANPLSFTTIGFTTAGDAADGLLFGWEIATVQKWALIYLGVSLLAFVVVWLVGALRTRP
- the purT gene encoding formate-dependent phosphoribosylglycinamide formyltransferase gives rise to the protein MTTLPATILLLGSGELGKEVAIAAQRLGCHVIACDRYADAPAMQVADESEVLAMTDRAALLEVVRRHRPTVVIPEIEALAVNALAELEDEGITVIPTARATAVTMNRDRIRDLAAGELALRTARFAYAASAEELQAEAPALGWPVVVKPVMSSSGKGQSVVDRPEGLNEAWEAAMANARGTSTHVIVEEFLRFDLEITLLTIRQKDGSTVFCPPIGHEQARGDYQCSWQPAALSDKQLSEAKAMARTVTDNLGGAGLFGVEFFLCGDEVIFSELSPRPHDTGLVTLISQNLSEFELHLRAVLGLPIPAIRCADAAASRVILADRHGSRVTYSGMEEALKENETSVFLFGKRDARPGRRMGVALARGEHQAEARAKADRSAAAIRLQIED